The genomic region CTGCTTGACTTTTATATTTCAACTTAACTAGTATTCTTTTTTGCTCTGTTAAAGCCTTGTGAATGTGGCCCAGTATCTGCTCAACATTTTCATAACCATTAGCATGGTTATGGGTTAGTTCCTGTGTCAACATCACATTTgctaaacaacattttaattctgCATGTCAAGAAGAACACAACTgatattttcagtttaaacaaccaatagaatttttttatttttattttttttcctggaagTTACCCGAATGCACCAATCAAAGTGACAATTAGAAAAAGTTGccctttaaaaatattattattatattttagcgCACTACACTAATAATGTATTGGAAAACAAGGtaaaatattctgtttaactACAATATTCTGTTTAATTACCACAGTAAACTTGTACATAGATTGCTATCACCAACAGTAAAACATGTCTGAAATAATTAAAGCCTAAAAAAATGcatggttttccttttttttctagttttattcAGTGCTTGAAGCAGATGAGGATATGATTTTTATGCATGTGGATGAACCAGGAGGTAGGTATTGTTGGCACTGATTCAAGCTTAaggattttattttctaaatgcaAACAAGATGGTGTTAACTGGTGCTATTGCTTCAGAGAATTGTTATTTTGAATACCAAGATGTAGATTTAAGAGGTGCGTTAGTGTGAAGAGAAAGTAGATTTTGAGACTGATGAATGGTGATTGATTTACTGATTTATATACAGATTGTTCAAAACCCTGTTCAAAAAGTAAATATACTATAGCATCAAATAACGCCCCATGAAGCtgacagctttttctttttttcctaattaatttgttcttatttattattaaaacaaaaagctaTTCTTCTCATAAActgtctttatttgttttttcactgttgTAGACACTGACTTTGGCATGGTGTACACATCGGATGACCGTGGTGTCCTTTACTCAAAGTCACTGGAGCGTCACTTGTTTGCAGCCAGCGGAAAAAGTGACTTTACCAACATAACCTCACTTCGTGGAGTTTATCTTACCAACGTCCTCGATGAAGGTATGGAACTCTGAGCTTTTCACAACATTCGGAATGTAATTCAtatgatttattgaattaaatGTGCAATGTCAGTTGTTTCCGTTCGTATGCTGTGTGTCACATAATATGTGCAGATTATTTGTGAAATTGCTAAATTTTTAGGATCACATTTGACCAAAAAGATCAATTGTTGACTTTGCTTTCAGGTATTGTTATACTCTACGTATGTGCttatttcaaaactgcccatACTGCATTAGATCTACATAGCAAAAAGATTCAACAGTTATAACAGTTATTGTTTTAACTGTAAGCACTTGGTAATATAAGATTTTCTGTTTGTTATCGCTTCACAAGCTCCATGGTCTGCATGCTTGTGCATTAATGTATAAACTGCTGACAAGCAGCAGCTCTCACCGGCAGGGCAGCACTACCTGTTTTTCCAGTTGTTCTGcatagtgtaaaataaacacagctaaCTAGTTTCTCTGTGCTTTAGGCCAGATTGTAACTGACACACACAATGCAACACAGAAAATCTCCAGTAatttcttgatttaaaataaatagttgtatgaaataaatattacttCCTCTCCACGATCGACTCTATGTATGACTTTAGATGGATCATTTGACAGGCCACTCAGCTAAAAAGAAAGTTACAGTAACTTacaatctatttttaaatatcttagcCATCAACCTAAGGGTGTAAAGTCACTTTATTTAGAAGATATTTCCATTTTCCAGCTGCCAAGAGTTTTCAACAGAGTAATGacctaaaaaaactaaaaactacatAGCTGCCTTTTAAGaacaacaataaatcatttttatctttatatttgtatgtgtacTGAATTAACCCATTGCGGTCCTGttttggaccaggtccgacattacaattttccctttctggtccgatgtcggaccaTGTCTACATCATCAAAGAggcgtaaagcacaggtctctggttgttttttctctggaaaaagcagagaaaacctttcaatggctaagTGAGTCccataggagccgagagaagccgaaaaaaaagggggcgtatctgagcaatacacatagcccctgcaccacagagataacatggacataaacaaacaagatagctgctttcgCATCAAAgagtatcacagacatttgcagagctttttgagatgttatagtaataaaataatgacttggatcacattattgaggcgtttggtgataaaacgagtgatcaggagatgatttatcagtatgcacgactatgaagaggtacatgataaatacagtgaacaaggggtggggcggggctggagatgcagtactgaatgtcctgttaatatgctttttaaacctgttttactgtgaaaaaaaatccttttaagcagtgtatgtaaaataaacagctcgtgtgaaaataaattggattgcaaagggttaagtacTACTTTTAGGTTTTGCTTGTTTAGTACAGAATAACGTTTGTGTTCTCAGGAAGTACAAGGGCAAATCACAAGCTAAGTGActtgagtttgaaaaaaaaatcatgaaatgctagataaaacaaaaatgtatttgtcctaTTGTTCCAGATGGCAGCATTCGGTCTGTTATAACCTACGACAGAGGAGGAGAGTGGAATCCCTTAAACAAGCCAGCTGATGTTAAATGTGCATCAGATAACAAGAGGGTTAGTAGTACATTGGGATACTATGCAATAACCGTCAGTTCATATAGTTAGTGCTCTGTGGCTACATCTAAGCATGTTCAAAGTGGTTTCTCACACTATCCTTGTGGTTGTTGACCTGGGAGCAAAGCCATCACTTTGAAGACTGTTTTGATgactgaattgtttatttttctgcctTACACACCTTATACAGAAAAGCACAACATGACCTAACACTGACAatccaaacaataatacaattagtAGTAGTTTTTAGAATACTGCAACAGATTTGGGACAGTCCAAATAAATGTCAGAGGGTGGTGTGTA from Polyodon spathula isolate WHYD16114869_AA unplaced genomic scaffold, ASM1765450v1 scaffolds_2856, whole genome shotgun sequence harbors:
- the LOC121310930 gene encoding sortilin-like, translated to MIFMHVDEPGDTDFGMVYTSDDRGVLYSKSLERHLFAASGKSDFTNITSLRGVYLTNVLDEDGSIRSVITYDRGGEWNPLNKPADVKCASDNKRCSLHIHGEYSISNQLAPMLPLSDPSAVGLVIAHGEL